One region of Syntrophobacter fumaroxidans MPOB genomic DNA includes:
- a CDS encoding D-alanyl-D-alanine carboxypeptidase family protein → MHRNRFGWCSMVVALLLLLSVPWAGGAAEQAAGRKIKVQPMPGKKATPAASAPAAKGVEPPSAKAGGAELSPGQVNAKSAILMEVSTGAILFEQNADEVIEPASFTKIASLYLVFEALRQGRIHLNDEIWISEAAWRTGGSKMFVGVGTKVPLEELLKGIAVVSGNDACVAAAEHVSGSAETFVEAMNRKTRELGMTHSRFLNPHGLPVEGQTTTARDMAILDSAYLRQFPESLQYHSMREYTYNNIVQYNRNHLLLKDPSVDGLKTGYVAAAGYHLAATAKRDGMRLLAVVMGAGTPAVREREALKLLNYGFRYYTLVQPFPQGQPVTTVKVWKGQRDQLGLYPQEAAGFLVSQAQKAQLRWEIQAPAEITAPVQAGQKVGEVVFYIGDQPKRTVSLFSQEDLPLGGWFKRVWQSLLMIHLIDWKLLTAILGSIAAVVILVIFLLGRKSSPQRSRSTYGRK, encoded by the coding sequence ATGCATAGAAATCGTTTCGGTTGGTGTTCGATGGTTGTTGCGTTGCTCCTGCTGTTGTCGGTCCCCTGGGCCGGGGGTGCGGCGGAACAGGCAGCCGGAAGGAAAATCAAGGTGCAGCCCATGCCCGGGAAAAAGGCGACCCCTGCCGCGTCGGCGCCGGCTGCAAAGGGTGTCGAGCCGCCGTCTGCAAAGGCGGGGGGCGCGGAACTGTCGCCCGGGCAGGTCAATGCCAAGTCGGCGATCTTAATGGAAGTATCCACTGGGGCGATTCTGTTCGAGCAGAATGCGGATGAAGTCATCGAACCGGCGTCGTTCACCAAGATCGCGTCGCTTTATCTTGTCTTTGAAGCGCTGCGGCAGGGGCGAATTCATCTCAATGACGAGATATGGATCAGTGAAGCGGCGTGGCGCACGGGCGGATCGAAAATGTTCGTGGGTGTCGGGACCAAGGTTCCCCTGGAGGAGTTGCTCAAGGGAATCGCCGTGGTTTCGGGGAATGACGCGTGCGTTGCGGCGGCGGAACATGTGAGCGGCAGTGCCGAGACCTTTGTGGAGGCGATGAACCGGAAGACTCGGGAGTTGGGGATGACGCACAGCCGGTTCCTCAATCCCCACGGCCTGCCCGTTGAAGGGCAGACCACCACTGCCAGAGACATGGCGATCCTGGATTCCGCGTACCTGAGGCAGTTCCCCGAGTCGCTCCAGTACCACTCGATGCGCGAATACACTTACAATAACATCGTTCAATACAATCGGAACCATCTGCTTCTCAAGGATCCGAGCGTCGACGGTCTCAAGACGGGATACGTGGCGGCGGCCGGATACCATTTGGCCGCCACGGCCAAACGTGACGGGATGAGGCTTCTTGCGGTGGTGATGGGGGCGGGCACCCCCGCCGTTCGGGAACGGGAGGCTCTCAAGCTGCTCAATTACGGTTTCCGGTACTACACGCTGGTGCAGCCTTTTCCCCAGGGGCAGCCCGTCACCACGGTGAAGGTCTGGAAGGGTCAGAGGGATCAGTTGGGTCTTTACCCACAGGAGGCGGCGGGTTTCCTCGTCAGTCAGGCGCAGAAGGCCCAGTTGAGATGGGAAATTCAAGCCCCCGCGGAGATAACCGCACCTGTGCAGGCCGGTCAGAAGGTGGGGGAAGTCGTTTTCTACATTGGCGATCAGCCCAAGCGGACCGTCTCGCTATTCAGCCAGGAAGACCTGCCCCTGGGCGGCTGGTTCAAGAGGGTCTGGCAATCGTTGCTGATGATCCACCTGATCGATTGGAAGCTGCTGACGGCCATCTTGGGTTCCATTGCCGCGGTGGTGATTTTGGTGATATTCTTGTTGGGTCGCAAGTCATCGCCCCAGCGGTCGAGGTCGACTTACGGCAGAAAGTGA
- the amrB gene encoding AmmeMemoRadiSam system protein B, with amino-acid sequence MDTNERQCNDDSSGDRLRGKLIFNCGEGHMCAERIRESVIAGSWYPDNPGALRNEIAGYLKRARPHPGRENLIGLVAPHAGYMYSGEVAAHAYRQLEGSRFERVLIVAPSHRTRFPSSTIYHLGGFRTPLGVVPLDVDLVQAFLEHPQLRGYYPQAEDQEHSLEIQLPFLQVVLGEFKLVPIIMGNQTYEHCTELAELIEKLCRNKNVLLIASSDLSHYHSYREAKQLDGIVTARVAAFDCQGLFRDLNDGACEACGAGPMVAVMLAAGKLGANVSRVLHYANSGDVTGERSGVVGYMAAAFYRE; translated from the coding sequence GTGGATACGAATGAACGGCAGTGCAATGACGATTCCTCGGGAGATCGGCTCCGCGGGAAGCTGATTTTCAATTGCGGTGAGGGACATATGTGCGCCGAGAGAATAAGAGAATCGGTCATAGCCGGGAGCTGGTATCCCGACAACCCCGGTGCCTTGAGAAACGAGATCGCGGGCTATCTCAAGCGGGCCCGGCCGCACCCCGGCAGGGAGAACCTGATCGGCCTCGTGGCCCCGCACGCGGGATACATGTATTCGGGCGAGGTTGCCGCTCACGCGTACCGGCAATTGGAGGGCAGCCGCTTCGAGCGCGTGCTGATTGTGGCCCCAAGTCATCGAACCCGTTTTCCATCGTCAACCATTTACCACCTGGGAGGCTTCCGGACTCCCCTGGGGGTGGTCCCGCTCGATGTCGACCTCGTCCAGGCGTTCCTGGAACACCCGCAGCTCAGAGGATATTATCCCCAGGCGGAAGACCAGGAGCATTCACTCGAAATTCAGCTGCCGTTCCTGCAGGTTGTGCTCGGCGAGTTCAAACTGGTGCCGATCATCATGGGCAACCAGACTTACGAGCATTGCACAGAGCTGGCGGAGCTCATCGAGAAGCTGTGCAGGAACAAGAACGTGTTGCTGATCGCCAGCAGCGATTTGTCCCATTATCACTCGTACCGTGAGGCAAAACAACTGGACGGGATAGTGACCGCGAGAGTCGCGGCATTCGACTGCCAGGGTCTTTTCCGGGACCTGAACGACGGGGCCTGCGAGGCGTGCGGCGCCGGTCCGATGGTCGCAGTCATGCTTGCAGCCGGGAAGCTGGGAGCGAATGTGTCGAGGGTTTTGCATTACGCCAACTCCGGCGATGTCACGGGAGAACGCAGTGGTGTGGTCGGCTATATGGCGGCGGCTTTCTACAGGGAGTAA
- a CDS encoding RNA methyltransferase: MRVNLENIAIVLNEPHYPENIGAAARSAKNMGIRRLLVVNPLDFDLDRVLKMATHAARDVVEAMEIYDDLRNALAPFRHVVGTTARLGSRRQRVRNPRQMADELVSISRENEAAILFGTESSGLTNEQLRFCDFLVTIPTADFASINLAQAVMIVAYELYTANREEPQRFVPRLAARRELEGMYDQLRDTLARINFINQDNPDYWMLSVRRFFSRIGLRAGEVKIVRGICRQIDWYCDRKDEDGPASVPNGKHSPNR; this comes from the coding sequence ATGAGAGTCAACCTCGAAAACATCGCGATCGTTCTCAATGAGCCTCACTACCCGGAGAACATCGGAGCGGCGGCACGGTCCGCAAAGAATATGGGTATTCGGCGGCTTCTCGTGGTCAATCCGCTGGATTTCGATCTCGACCGTGTTCTGAAGATGGCGACTCACGCCGCGCGAGACGTGGTGGAAGCCATGGAGATATACGACGACCTGCGCAACGCCCTGGCGCCTTTCCGGCACGTCGTGGGCACCACGGCGCGCCTGGGTTCGCGCCGGCAAAGGGTCAGGAATCCACGACAGATGGCCGATGAGCTGGTCTCCATCAGCCGGGAGAACGAAGCGGCCATCCTGTTCGGAACGGAGAGCAGCGGGCTCACCAATGAGCAACTGAGGTTTTGCGATTTCCTGGTCACCATTCCCACGGCGGATTTTGCCTCCATAAACCTCGCCCAGGCAGTGATGATCGTGGCTTACGAACTCTACACGGCAAACCGGGAGGAGCCGCAGCGCTTCGTGCCTCGGCTCGCCGCGCGCAGAGAGCTCGAAGGCATGTACGACCAGCTCCGCGATACGCTGGCCAGGATCAATTTCATCAATCAGGATAATCCCGACTATTGGATGCTGAGTGTCCGGCGATTCTTCAGTCGAATAGGGCTCCGTGCCGGAGAAGTGAAAATCGTGAGAGGCATTTGCAGGCAGATCGACTGGTACTGTGACCGGAAGGATGAAGACGGTCCCGCTTCCGTACCGAATGGGAAGCATTCGCCCAACCGGTGA
- the amrA gene encoding AmmeMemoRadiSam system protein A produces the protein MHRGKVGVDLGLSAEEKQTLRQIAFQAIRSRCFGEPLPEPSPESPGLKERRGAFVCLHKGKELRGCIGMIEPIEPLYKTVRNMAVEAAFGDPRFCALQSDELDRVDIEISVLTRLERISDTERIEIGKHGIYIRKNYQTGLLLPQVATDNHWDTREFLEWTCRKAGIPSDAWKDPDTEIYIFSADIF, from the coding sequence ATGCACAGGGGCAAAGTGGGGGTTGATCTGGGACTGTCCGCGGAAGAAAAGCAAACGCTCAGGCAGATTGCTTTCCAGGCCATTCGCAGCCGCTGTTTCGGCGAGCCCCTGCCCGAACCTTCCCCGGAATCGCCGGGGCTCAAAGAACGGCGCGGCGCTTTCGTATGCCTGCACAAAGGCAAGGAGCTCAGGGGCTGCATCGGCATGATCGAACCGATCGAACCCCTGTACAAGACGGTACGGAACATGGCCGTCGAAGCGGCTTTCGGCGATCCGCGCTTCTGCGCTCTCCAATCGGACGAGCTCGACAGGGTCGACATCGAAATATCCGTTCTCACTCGCCTCGAGCGGATCTCCGACACGGAACGCATAGAAATCGGGAAACACGGCATCTACATCCGAAAGAATTACCAGACGGGCCTGCTGCTGCCCCAGGTTGCAACGGACAATCATTGGGACACCCGGGAGTTCCTGGAATGGACCTGCCGAAAGGCGGGAATCCCGTCGGATGCATGGAAGGATCCCGATACCGAGATCTACATTTTTTCGGCGGACATTTTCTAA
- a CDS encoding DUF6600 domain-containing protein has product MRRYGTISLLTLVLALWGVGVAMSQSPPGSKAGEEPVMVGRISHVEGELLRYVPDDQDWVATVKDAPFGLDDALYSSEDGKGEFIMPNQTWLRVGATTQVQLIALRPDVTECDVASGVTRAYNKSSDAVIKATTPFGYVMAPPGTIFDIYVGDESMEVICITGTVDFVMQNETAKYQVSAGSSSILCDGKDVEEGAGTVDSDWDDWNAARDDLWTKRVNVKGDSVRYMPPELQDDAYDLDENGRWDTVEYEGQQRTMWRPTKVQEDWEPFTEGRWTEWNEDQTWVPEEDFGYTTHHYGNWVRPDACGCWYWTPPVRVVRRVAVGPVWDTCTCWYPGRVAWIGTGVDIGWFPLAPFEPYYTHRWWGPGVSVVGGVGFAGININIGGYRWWNRAVIVNHNNFYGVNNYRNVRVTNITHNTIINNYHGSAVVNNKILNNYANNKQKYNFNNKALVHNKPHNDIVRRINNNRQIAKQSQRLNARTLENRTNRIRTAQAGKAGRIQQPKATNRLVSANERNKPRTGTPGQQRNLKGNVKSPRQISMPGRQPTDRTGTREGRQGIRSPRDRGDRIGGPATPQQRGDRQQLQQQRQQERQQQMQQQRQRGEQQQQQRLQQQQQRQQQRQQQMEQQKQRREQQQQQRLQQQQQRQQQMQQQRQQQQQRQQQLQQQKQQQQQQRQQKMQQQRQQQQQRQQQLQQQRQQQQQQRQQQMQQQRQQQQQRQQQLQQQRQQQRQQQQQRQQQLQQQKQQQRQQQMQRQQQQRQQQQQQRQQQMQQQRQRQQQQQQQRQQQMQQRQQQQQQQRQQQMQQRQQQQQQQRAQQQQRQQQLQQQRQQQQQQQQHRR; this is encoded by the coding sequence ATGAGAAGATACGGCACCATTTCTCTACTGACACTCGTCCTCGCACTGTGGGGGGTGGGCGTCGCCATGTCCCAGTCCCCGCCGGGATCGAAGGCCGGCGAAGAGCCCGTGATGGTGGGGCGGATATCGCATGTGGAGGGTGAACTCCTGCGCTATGTCCCTGACGACCAGGACTGGGTCGCAACGGTCAAGGACGCTCCGTTCGGCCTGGACGACGCTCTTTATTCCAGCGAGGATGGCAAGGGTGAGTTCATCATGCCCAACCAGACCTGGCTCAGAGTGGGGGCGACCACGCAGGTTCAGCTCATCGCCCTTCGCCCGGACGTCACCGAATGCGACGTGGCTTCAGGGGTCACTCGAGCCTACAACAAGAGCTCGGACGCCGTGATTAAGGCCACCACTCCTTTCGGATACGTCATGGCACCTCCGGGGACCATTTTTGACATATACGTCGGGGACGAATCCATGGAAGTCATCTGCATCACCGGGACCGTAGACTTCGTCATGCAGAACGAGACGGCGAAGTACCAGGTTTCAGCCGGGTCATCTTCCATTCTGTGCGATGGAAAGGACGTCGAAGAGGGCGCCGGCACGGTGGATTCCGACTGGGATGACTGGAATGCGGCCCGCGATGACTTGTGGACCAAGCGCGTGAACGTGAAGGGGGACTCCGTCCGCTACATGCCGCCGGAACTCCAGGACGACGCTTATGACCTGGATGAAAACGGCAGATGGGACACCGTCGAGTACGAAGGCCAGCAGAGAACCATGTGGCGTCCGACCAAGGTCCAGGAAGACTGGGAACCGTTCACCGAAGGCCGATGGACTGAATGGAACGAAGACCAGACCTGGGTTCCCGAGGAAGACTTCGGCTACACGACGCACCACTACGGCAACTGGGTCCGCCCCGATGCGTGCGGATGCTGGTATTGGACACCACCGGTGCGCGTGGTTCGTCGAGTCGCGGTCGGACCGGTCTGGGATACCTGTACCTGCTGGTATCCGGGCAGGGTCGCATGGATAGGCACTGGCGTGGACATCGGATGGTTCCCCCTCGCGCCGTTTGAACCTTACTACACCCACAGATGGTGGGGACCGGGCGTCAGCGTGGTCGGCGGCGTAGGCTTTGCGGGAATCAATATCAATATCGGAGGATATCGCTGGTGGAATCGTGCCGTCATCGTGAACCATAACAATTTCTACGGCGTGAACAACTACCGCAACGTCCGCGTCACGAACATCACCCACAACACCATCATCAACAACTACCATGGCTCGGCGGTGGTCAACAACAAGATCCTCAACAATTACGCCAACAACAAGCAGAAGTACAATTTCAACAACAAGGCGCTTGTCCACAACAAGCCTCACAACGACATCGTGAGAAGAATCAACAACAACAGGCAGATTGCCAAGCAGTCCCAGCGTCTCAACGCAAGAACCTTGGAAAACAGGACAAACAGGATCAGGACCGCTCAGGCCGGCAAGGCGGGAAGGATCCAACAGCCGAAGGCCACGAACAGGCTCGTCTCCGCAAACGAGAGGAACAAACCTCGAACCGGCACCCCCGGGCAGCAAAGGAATCTCAAGGGGAACGTGAAATCCCCGCGTCAGATTTCCATGCCGGGCAGACAGCCCACCGACAGGACCGGCACGCGGGAAGGCAGGCAAGGCATCCGGTCGCCTCGTGACCGGGGTGACAGAATCGGCGGACCGGCGACTCCTCAGCAGAGAGGGGACAGGCAGCAGTTGCAGCAGCAAAGACAGCAAGAACGCCAGCAGCAGATGCAGCAGCAAAGACAGCGCGGAGAGCAGCAACAGCAACAGCGCCTCCAGCAGCAACAGCAACGCCAGCAGCAGCGCCAGCAGCAGATGGAGCAGCAGAAACAGCGCAGGGAGCAGCAACAGCAACAGCGCCTCCAACAGCAGCAGCAGCGCCAACAGCAGATGCAGCAGCAACGGCAACAGCAGCAGCAACGCCAGCAACAGTTGCAACAGCAAAAACAGCAACAGCAGCAGCAGCGCCAGCAGAAAATGCAGCAGCAAAGACAGCAACAGCAACAACGCCAGCAACAGTTGCAGCAGCAAAGACAGCAACAGCAACAGCAGAGACAGCAGCAGATGCAGCAACAACGTCAACAACAGCAGCAACGTCAGCAACAGTTGCAACAACAACGCCAGCAGCAACGTCAACAGCAGCAACAACGCCAGCAGCAATTGCAACAGCAAAAACAGCAACAGCGTCAGCAGCAGATGCAGCGTCAGCAACAGCAGCGCCAGCAACAGCAACAGCAGAGACAGCAGCAGATGCAGCAGCAAAGGCAACGCCAGCAACAGCAGCAACAGCAGAGACAACAGCAGATGCAGCAACGCCAGCAACAGCAGCAACAGCAGAGACAACAGCAGATGCAGCAACGCCAGCAACAGCAGCAGCAGCAAAGGGCGCAGCAGCAGCAGCGTCAGCAGCAGTTGCAACAGCAAAGACAACAACAACAACAGCAGCAGCAACACAGGCGCTAA
- a CDS encoding transketolase, whose protein sequence is MFSISLQQRSLTDAQRETLHQMWLRCMRRIILSTTLAGSGHPGGSMSSLHLVLMLYCTLEHRPDDPCWPERDRVVVSMGHISPCVYSVLAEFGYTPEDNFILEFRQAGSSYAGHVECCVPGVEWNTGNLGQGLSVGAGMALGLKLRGSRASTFVLMGDGEQQKGQIAEARRFAVKYELNDLCCVIDRNHLQIGGDTDSVMPQEIEAEYAASQWNTIRVGDGHNFDEIFQALRQVRSSEVDDPRYPSVIIAETVMGKGVSFMENKAKYHGSTLKDDEAAAALKELGLDNPLPALRGRRKTLRVFHAPFCPALDHSKIEPGQPKTYAMDVTTDCRSAYGAALEDLARLNNAGEHPRILGFSCDLEGSVKMDAFHRQNPGCFFEGGIQEHNTATLAGAASKEGFVVFFSTFGVFGVSEVYNQQRLNDINHTHLKLVCTHLGLDVGEDGQTHQCIDYIGLVQNLYGFSIFMPADPNQTDRIVRHVASHPGNHFVGMGRSKMGIISDESGKPFFGGDYRFVPGKADWLRRGGHGAILSCGPVVHNALRAREELAARHGIEMSVLNLASIKPLDADAVLEAAGTGFVITAEDHHIDTGLGARVSTVLAEAGAACRMIRLGVRSYGLSGHPEVLYRLEGLDAEGIVKTVLQARSDGRIRG, encoded by the coding sequence ATGTTCAGCATCTCCCTGCAACAAAGGTCCCTCACCGATGCGCAACGTGAAACCCTCCACCAGATGTGGCTCCGTTGCATGCGCAGGATCATTCTCAGCACGACGCTCGCCGGGAGCGGGCACCCGGGCGGCTCCATGTCGTCTCTGCATTTGGTGCTCATGCTTTACTGCACGCTCGAACACCGCCCGGACGATCCCTGCTGGCCCGAACGGGATCGGGTGGTCGTCAGCATGGGGCATATCAGCCCGTGCGTCTACAGTGTGCTGGCCGAATTCGGGTACACTCCCGAGGACAACTTCATCCTCGAATTCCGGCAGGCGGGATCATCCTATGCGGGCCATGTCGAATGCTGCGTGCCCGGGGTCGAATGGAATACGGGGAATCTCGGCCAGGGGTTGTCCGTCGGCGCGGGAATGGCCCTCGGGCTCAAACTGAGAGGCAGCCGAGCCTCCACGTTCGTGCTCATGGGCGACGGGGAGCAGCAGAAGGGGCAGATTGCCGAGGCACGGCGGTTTGCCGTCAAGTACGAGCTCAATGACCTGTGCTGCGTCATCGACCGGAACCACCTCCAGATCGGCGGAGACACGGACTCGGTCATGCCCCAGGAAATCGAAGCGGAATACGCCGCCTCCCAGTGGAATACGATTCGTGTCGGGGACGGCCATAATTTCGACGAGATCTTTCAGGCTCTCAGGCAAGTTCGCTCCAGCGAGGTGGATGATCCCCGGTACCCTTCCGTTATCATAGCCGAAACGGTGATGGGGAAGGGGGTTTCCTTCATGGAAAACAAGGCCAAGTACCACGGATCGACGCTCAAAGACGATGAAGCGGCCGCAGCCCTGAAAGAACTGGGCCTCGATAATCCGCTTCCGGCGCTCCGGGGAAGGCGTAAAACCCTGCGCGTCTTCCACGCCCCGTTTTGCCCGGCGCTCGATCACTCCAAAATCGAACCCGGTCAGCCCAAGACGTACGCAATGGATGTGACGACCGACTGCCGTTCGGCCTATGGGGCGGCCCTCGAGGATCTGGCGCGACTCAACAATGCGGGCGAACACCCGAGAATTCTGGGGTTCAGTTGCGACCTGGAAGGATCGGTAAAGATGGACGCTTTTCACCGGCAAAATCCCGGATGTTTCTTTGAAGGAGGGATCCAGGAACACAACACCGCCACGCTGGCGGGAGCGGCCAGCAAGGAAGGCTTCGTGGTTTTTTTCAGCACTTTCGGCGTGTTCGGCGTATCCGAAGTTTACAATCAGCAGCGGCTCAACGACATCAACCACACCCATCTCAAGCTGGTTTGCACGCACCTGGGGCTCGATGTGGGAGAGGACGGTCAGACGCATCAGTGTATCGATTACATCGGCCTGGTGCAGAACCTCTACGGGTTTTCAATCTTTATGCCCGCGGATCCCAACCAGACGGACCGGATTGTTCGGCATGTCGCCTCCCATCCGGGGAACCATTTTGTGGGGATGGGAAGGTCCAAGATGGGCATCATTTCGGACGAATCCGGCAAGCCGTTTTTCGGGGGGGATTACCGGTTTGTGCCGGGGAAGGCGGATTGGCTGCGGCGGGGCGGTCACGGCGCGATACTGAGCTGCGGGCCGGTGGTGCACAATGCCCTCCGGGCGCGCGAAGAATTGGCCGCGCGCCACGGCATCGAGATGAGCGTCCTGAACCTGGCATCGATCAAGCCGCTCGATGCCGACGCCGTTTTGGAAGCCGCGGGTACCGGGTTCGTGATCACAGCTGAAGACCATCACATCGACACGGGCCTCGGCGCCAGGGTTTCGACCGTGCTGGCCGAGGCGGGAGCGGCCTGTCGGATGATCCGCCTCGGGGTTCGAAGCTACGGGCTTTCCGGTCATCCCGAAGTTCTTTATCGCCTGGAAGGACTGGACGCGGAAGGTATTGTCAAAACCGTGCTGCAAGCTCGCTCAGACGGCCGGATAAGAGGTTGA
- a CDS encoding CooT family nickel-binding protein produces the protein MCEANAYLLKDGKELLFMESVDVLEDEGSQIRVQSIFGEQKVVKARIRSMSLVEHKIVLEERT, from the coding sequence ATGTGTGAAGCCAATGCGTACCTGCTCAAAGACGGGAAAGAACTGTTGTTCATGGAATCGGTGGACGTGTTGGAGGACGAGGGAAGCCAGATCAGGGTCCAGAGCATTTTCGGGGAACAGAAGGTCGTGAAAGCCAGGATCAGAAGCATGTCCCTGGTCGAACACAAGATCGTCCTCGAGGAGCGAACCTGA
- a CDS encoding zinc dependent phospholipase C family protein encodes MPKERYHLMIADRCFDAMRASKTLPLSLDAHRFAFRLGSISPDTLFYDLPFFFFSDTGRALHRFAARASIGAFAARLDGRQTSLRDEGLAWVLGMASHFLADELYHPVINRLAHPERGFCPPKLSAGDCHHWVESEMEAARLSLSAPPDGYAAFLRKATRRSAVARISGFLHEFLKWWGAAPRIPGAGRIRCCFFWQASLLRVFAHVAAGRNKSLLTRHRATTYAGALIVPPLPVLPAILERTGRAEPDLLALFSDEFFDSAVNLLSGRLSELAARF; translated from the coding sequence GTGCCCAAAGAACGATACCATCTGATGATAGCGGACCGTTGCTTCGACGCGATGCGCGCTTCGAAAACCCTGCCCTTATCGCTCGACGCCCATCGGTTCGCATTCCGATTGGGCTCGATTTCTCCTGACACCCTGTTCTACGATTTGCCTTTTTTCTTCTTCTCCGATACGGGCCGCGCCCTCCATCGATTTGCAGCACGAGCATCGATTGGAGCATTTGCCGCCCGGCTGGACGGCAGGCAGACGTCTCTGCGGGACGAAGGCCTGGCGTGGGTGCTCGGAATGGCCTCTCACTTTCTTGCGGATGAGCTCTATCACCCGGTCATCAATCGACTGGCGCATCCGGAACGCGGTTTCTGTCCCCCAAAGCTCTCCGCGGGGGATTGTCATCATTGGGTGGAAAGTGAGATGGAGGCGGCGCGGCTCTCCCTCTCGGCACCGCCGGACGGCTATGCCGCATTCCTTCGGAAGGCGACCCGCCGCTCCGCGGTCGCGCGGATCAGCGGCTTCCTCCATGAGTTCCTGAAATGGTGGGGCGCGGCGCCTCGGATCCCCGGCGCGGGCAGGATCAGGTGCTGCTTTTTCTGGCAAGCCTCGCTTCTGAGGGTATTCGCGCATGTGGCCGCGGGCCGAAACAAATCACTGCTGACGAGGCACCGGGCCACAACTTATGCGGGAGCCTTGATCGTCCCTCCTCTCCCGGTGCTTCCCGCCATTCTCGAGCGCACAGGGCGTGCCGAACCGGACTTGCTCGCTCTTTTTTCGGATGAATTCTTCGATTCCGCGGTCAACCTCTTATCCGGCCGTCTGAGCGAGCTTGCAGCACGGTTTTGA
- a CDS encoding Mrp/NBP35 family ATP-binding protein, whose amino-acid sequence MKCDEKSCASCVGAGKKSKEEAIRCKLMRIRHKLLVMSGKGGVGKSSVATYLALGLARKGFRVGLMDIDLHGPSIPRMLGLQGLLNITSEQEILPHQYMPNLKVVSIESMIEDTDAAMIWRGPLKHNVIQQFLRDCKWDDLDFLVIDSPPGTGDEPLTISRLIPEAKAIIVTTPQEVALSDVRKSINFCRKVNLDMLGLVENMSGLFCPHCNEFIPIFRTGGGKRTSKLMNIPFLGELPFDPRVVEGGDKGRPVLEEDGDSPFKKAVLAFADAVTARLNVKDEPTRVESVH is encoded by the coding sequence ATGAAGTGTGACGAGAAATCGTGCGCGAGCTGTGTCGGCGCAGGCAAGAAATCCAAGGAAGAAGCGATTCGGTGCAAGCTCATGCGAATCAGGCACAAACTCCTCGTGATGAGCGGGAAGGGCGGGGTCGGGAAGAGCAGTGTGGCGACCTACCTTGCATTGGGTCTGGCTCGGAAGGGTTTCCGGGTGGGCCTGATGGACATCGATCTACACGGTCCGAGCATCCCCAGAATGCTCGGTTTGCAGGGGCTCCTCAATATCACCTCCGAACAGGAGATCCTCCCTCACCAGTACATGCCGAACCTCAAGGTGGTCTCCATCGAGTCCATGATCGAAGACACGGATGCGGCGATGATCTGGCGCGGTCCGTTGAAACACAATGTGATCCAGCAGTTTCTCAGGGACTGCAAGTGGGACGATCTCGATTTCCTGGTGATCGACAGTCCGCCCGGGACGGGGGATGAGCCTTTGACCATCTCCAGGCTGATCCCCGAGGCAAAGGCCATTATTGTGACCACGCCCCAGGAAGTCGCGCTTTCCGATGTGCGCAAATCGATCAATTTCTGCCGTAAGGTCAACCTGGACATGCTCGGCCTGGTTGAAAACATGTCGGGCCTTTTCTGCCCTCACTGCAACGAGTTCATCCCGATCTTCCGAACCGGCGGAGGCAAGCGCACGTCCAAACTGATGAACATTCCCTTCCTCGGAGAGCTTCCTTTCGATCCTCGAGTGGTGGAGGGCGGCGACAAGGGCCGTCCGGTTCTCGAAGAGGACGGCGATTCTCCCTTCAAGAAGGCGGTGCTGGCGTTTGCGGATGCGGTCACCGCCCGTCTGAATGTCAAGGACGAACCGACAAGAGTCGAATCTGTTCACTAG
- a CDS encoding FmdB family zinc ribbon protein codes for MQRRPLNEVSTMPIYEYRCRKCGTGFESLVFGRADEVSLCCPGCGGTDVEKQLSWFSTSHASASDRGAQCAPKPGSRFG; via the coding sequence TTGCAGCGACGTCCACTCAATGAGGTCTCGACCATGCCGATCTACGAGTATCGTTGTCGTAAGTGTGGGACCGGGTTCGAATCCCTGGTGTTCGGCCGCGCGGACGAAGTGTCGTTGTGCTGCCCGGGATGCGGGGGAACGGATGTGGAGAAGCAGCTTTCCTGGTTTTCCACGTCACACGCCTCGGCATCCGACCGTGGGGCGCAGTGTGCCCCGAAGCCCGGCAGCCGTTTCGGTTGA